Proteins encoded by one window of Yamadazyma tenuis chromosome 2, complete sequence:
- a CDS encoding uncharacterized protein (EggNog:ENOG503PVRC): MPRTTRQKKLLIERFKTMSDEKLESLIRTSNTVCNTYDSRINRKVNSVNVTLWNVKIKDVLEVERRKALSMKTLLDDVKSMNVGN, from the coding sequence ATGCCACGCACAACAAGACAGAAGAAACTATTGATAGAGCGGTTCAAGACCATGAGTGATGAGAAGCTCGAGCTGCTTATACGGACTTCCAATACCGTGTGCAACACCTACGACTCACGCATCAACCGTAAGGTCAATTCGGTGAATGTGACCCTCTGGAACGTGAAGATCAAAGATGTTCTTGAGGTTGAACGTCGAAAGGCCTTGAGTATGAAGACGTTACTCGATGATGTTAAATCTATGAACGTTGGAAATTAG
- the CSM3 gene encoding chromosome segregation in meiosis- protein (EggNog:ENOG503P4EW; COG:L) has translation MSQDPNDILGLDQQAPTVRRTKVSKIDQERLLGKKGLSYIEKNYPKLPRVWNKNNKHITSKQLRYDQEYDNLSSTLQFYQLWCHTLFPKAKFKDCISLIRGVTNRSPQLRKHRKALIDTELSKLRSKMGFVDVPLDEDNETLPTAAAQNEQNEATEEYHVDDDFDFMRRENGLFVDPDEDIYKSPAPQPSPPAPRTSSPVPPQRPPAPTLSDDDFSDNDQFLSAADINPDPSEFQLQDDHDAELAAMNELGM, from the coding sequence ATGTCCCAAGACCCAAATGATATACTCGGCCTCGACCAACAGGCCCCAACCGTCCGCCGTACAAAGGTCTCCAAGATCGACCAGGAAAGACTCTTGGGCAAAAAAGGCCTCTCCTACATCGAAAAAAATTACCCAAAACTCCCCCGAGTTTGgaacaaaaacaacaaacacatcacctccaaacaATTGCGCTACGATCAGGAATATGACAACTTATCCTCCACCTTGCAGTTCTACCAGCTTTGGTGTCATACCTTGTTTCCcaaggccaagttcaaagattGTATTCTGTTAATTCGTGGTGTCACCAATAGATCACCTCAGCTCAGAAAACACAGAAAAGCCTTGATAGACACGGAATTGAGTAAATTAAGAAGCAAAATGGGCTTTGTGGATGTTcctttggatgaagataatgaaACTCTTCCGACGGCTGCTGCACAAAACGAACAAAACGAAGCTACCGAAGAGTACCATGTggatgatgactttgactttATGCGCCGTGAAAATGGGctttttgtggatcctGACGAAGACATCTACAAGTCGCCAGCGCCTCAACCATCTCCACCAGCGCCTCGAACATCCCTGCCAGTACCCCCACAAAGGCCACCGGCCCCTACGCTCTCTGACGATGACTTTTCCGATAACgaccaatttcttctggcTGCAGACATCAACCCTGACCCTCTGGAGTTTCAGCTCCAGGATGACCATGATGCTGAGTTAGCAGCCATGAACGAGCTTGGAATGTGA
- a CDS encoding uncharacterized protein (EggNog:ENOG503NVY0; COG:T), with protein sequence MLSRSNKKRTPEAHISGEKGGHPVTFIAPYKESVISPIEMTKAHFLDAYSKGKWNLSEIPKPKCVGDVRFMKPPECYIESSRAKVVNEYTNLKQWDEKPIFKKIISRARKQFNVSGVSISIVNSKKVVFKYESLLNASEVSRPASIDGHAIVSQDYFLLLDASKDWRTTSNPFVDGIPYIRFYCGVPLMAANRKDIVGVVAIFDSFPRKSFSNESITILKQLSSEITQVLNTPIEDMSLKYKNVRANSKYSTARYDEKMTELHELQIKLGRATSRGSLMTVFEKDGPGGPYSQNNNFKFLTKLTDEAEQEEFVNNNSLFEKLMKTGTIKRASNLLCKILSVNYKADFVYILEIRIAESYEIESKYFPKENKIESDSFAYANKLVKRPSDKNEFMSRIMGCYGSTHTSLNFENLIHHKCFEAEFGIHYKTKTNSSIYNVGVLMPFYRHSSKMVRQKKLRSLKGDKNPKTALFLRSGGYIVGLFNKEGEKKFDDQTISKVFNNVSVMRKLYISG encoded by the exons ATGCTCAGCAGAAGTAACAAAAAGAGGACTCCAGAAGCCCATATCTCGGGTGAAAAAGGAGGCCATCCAGTCACTTTCATTGCTCCATATAAGGAGAGTGTGATCAGCCCGATTGAAATGACTAAAGCCCATTTTTTAGATGCTTATTCGAAA GGAAAATGGAATTTGTCAGAAATCCCCAAGCCCAAGTGCGTTGGGGACGTTCGCTTCATGAAACCACCTGAATGTTATATCGAGTCGAGCCGGGCCAAGGTTGTAAATGAATATACTAACTTGAAGCAGTGGGACGAAAAacccatcttcaagaaaatcatcaGCCGGGCTAGAAAGCAGTTCAACGTTAGCGGCGTCAGCATATCCATCgtcaactccaagaaagTGGTGTTCAAGTATGAAAGCTTGTTGAATGCCAGTGAAGTTTCTAGACCTGCATCCATTGACGGGCATGCAATTGTTTCACAAGACTATTTCTTGTTATTGGATGCATCCAAAGACTGGAGAACCACCAGCAACCCGTTCGTTGATGGGATTCCTTATATCAGGTTTTACTGCGGAGTTCCTTTAATGGCGGCCAATAGAAAAGACATCGTTGGTGTGGTGGCCATATTCGACTCCTTCCCCAGAAAGAGTTTCAGCAACGAAAGTATCACCATCTTGAAACAGCTTAGCAGTGAGATAACACAGGTGCTCAATACTCCCATTGAGGATATGTCCTTAAAGTACAAAAATGTTAGagccaactccaagtatTCCACAGCCAGGTACGACGAGAAAATGACCGAATTGCATGAATTGCAAATTAAGTTAGGAAGAGCCACCTCTAGAGGTTCGTTAATGACagtgtttgaaaaagatgGGCCAGGTGGTCCGTATTCCCagaacaacaacttcaagttcttgacaaAGTTGACGGACGAGgctgaacaagaagaatttgtcAATAACAACAGCTTATTTGAAAAGCTTATGAAGACGGGGACCATCAAAAGAGCATCCAACTTGTTATGTAAAATCTTGAGTGTCAACTATAAAGCCGATTTCGTTTATATCTTGGAGATTCGGATTGCTGAGAGCTATGAGATCGAATCCAAGTACTTCCCCAAAGAAAATAAAATCGAAAGCGACAGCTTTGCGTATGCCAACAAGCTCGTCAAGAGGCCATCTGATAAAAACGAGTTTATGTCTCGGATCATGGGATGTTATGGGTCTACCCATACgtctttgaactttgaaaacttaATTCACCACAAATGTTTTGAAGCCGAGTTTGGCATCCATTACAAGACCAAAACCAATAGCTCCATTTATAACGTGGGAGTTTTGATGCCCTTTTATAGACACAGTTCCAAGATGGTGAGACAGAAAAAATTGAGATCACTCAAGGGAGACAAGAATCCCAAAACGGCTCTTTTCCTCCGGTCGGGAGGGTATATTGTAggacttttcaacaaggagggtgagaagaagtttgacGACCAGACGATCTCAAAGGTGTTCAACAATGTGCTGGTGATGCGGAAACTTTATATCAGTGGGTGA
- the MET5 gene encoding Sulfite reductase [NADPH] subunit beta (BUSCO:EOG0926047G; COG:P; EggNog:ENOG503NV1H) — MSSAFEIISQIISPVDGQVFTTRPAKAVEASYSQYFKQSQVLIDANDPYLVINEYLQDIDREDSGKVTTVITSGKTLFQSLPLVSLQAFSQVPVVHHVELTNFDFSIITSLRDLQFPVLISQNTADLVANTSVAYRLAVGQSTSVFNFVVPFTPSKTVKSFPKVVLEESKEIDDILVAAEVSPFRVLNSKATKNPKDVVVYLGLINADLVSAFSAKNALLVSINVYKPFYLGHLLSIVPASVETLTLVLQTTSASAHFSPLLLDFFQEYSTFQQLKNFTKIVSAYFGYSSNVVASVDNLLTNTRSESPVQNLAFGKVDIELSTKAEKLRLDEAAAAVQNAYSLEEPYTKMLNQVAGAGLTVLNEFNARSLGTESNPEFGFGKFLHYKQSLNQLVQQVYEAIESNSLKTLDNAKLIEYLSSWLDLVKSPSPANHSELVANILNLLESDDSSDTAKQLLAQEHLFQLSSSWLIGSDAWSYDLGASGVHSVIASGDNINMLIIDNEPFDDKKKVNGFRKKDVGLYAMNYGNCYVASVAIYSSYTQVLQAFIEAEKFNGPSIVLAYLPFHSENENTLEILKETKRAVDSGYWPLYRYNPTLSGDQTFKLDSSNLKNQLKDFLARENKLTLLAKKNPELSRNLAITATSESKLQQQKLAADSFNKLLQGLSGPPLTIAFASDGGNAEAVAKKVHRQASGRGLKAVVLAMDDISVEDLPTETNIVFVSSTSGQGEFPLNGKNFWEALKTSVDLDLSSVRFSVFGMGDSEYWPRKEDKHYYNKPGKDLFAKLTLYGGQVLTDIGLGDDQDADGFNTGLNDWMPRLWTALGVDGADAVEEPKPLTNEDMKIGSDFLRGTIAPALKDTSTGAISAVDQQLTKFHGIYMQDDRDIREERKTQGMEPAYSFMVRLRLPGGKSTPEQYLKMDELADVRGNGTIKLTTRATYQLHGIVKHNLKAAIRGMNSALLDTLAACGDVNRNVMVSALPHNAKIHGQVSEVGTLISEYLLPETTAYHEIWLEGEDEHDKAGDRDVWETRKGGPKRKKTMVSGNALVDYEPLYGPTYLPRKFKIVITVPPYNDVDVYAHDVGLIAIVEDNEVIGFNVLAGGGMGTTHNNKKTYPRTGSMLGYISKDKVHFVCEKIMLVQRDFGDRTNRKHARLKYTIDDLGVDVFKGKVEELLGYKLEDPKPFEITSNVDYFGWCKDELGYNHFTAFIENGRIEDTPQLPQKTGLKKVAEFLRGGRSGEFRLTGNQHILISNIEDQDLNHVKALLAQYKLDNTDFSGLRLSSAACVAFPTCGLAMAESERYLPELVSKLEESLEDYGLRHDSVVMRMTGCPNGCARPWVAEVALVGKAFGAYNLMLGGGHHGQRLNKIYRYSIKEDEILDILLPLFKRWSLERHENEPFGDFVIRIGVIKETTEGKYFHDDIPEEA, encoded by the coding sequence ATGTCTAGCGCATTTGAGATCATATCTCAGATTATATCTCCAGTGGACGGCCAGGTGTTCACCACCCGGCCCGCAAAGGCCGTGGAAGCATCCTATTCTCAGTACTTTAAACAATCTCAGGTGTTAATAGATGCAAATGATCCATATCTTGTTATAAACGAATACTTACAAGATATCGACCGTGAAGACTCCGGAAAGGTAACCACTGTCATCACATCTGGAAAGACCCTCTTCCAGAGTTTACCCCTCGTGTCCTTGCAAGCGTTTTCTCAGGTTCCGGTTGTTCATCATGTGGAATTAACCAACTTTGACTTCTCCATCATAACTTCTTTAAGAGACTTGCAGTTCCCGGTGTTGATATCACAAAACACCGCTGACTTGGTCGCTAACACCAGCGTGGCGTACCGTTTGGCAGTGGGCCAGTCAACGTCGGTGTTCAACTTTGTGGTACCTTTCACTCCCTCCAAGACTGTGAAATCGTTCCCCAAAGTGGTATTGGAAgaatccaaagaaatcGACGATATTCTCGTGGCAGCTGAGGTGCTGCCTTTCCGGGTATTGAATTCCAAGGCCACCAAGAACCCCAAAGACGTGGTGGTCTACTTGGGTCTCATCAACGCCGATTTGGTGTCTGCGTTTTCTGCTAAAAACGCTTTATTGGTCTCCATCAACGTGTATAAGCCATTTTACCTCGGTCACCTATTGTCGATAGTCCCTGCATCCGTCGAGACCTTGACATTGGTGTTGCAAACAACGTCGGCATCAGCACACTTTTCTCCACTCTTGTTGGATTTTTTCCAAGAGTACTCAACCTTCCAACAGTTAAAgaacttcaccaaaatcgTGTCGGCGTACTTTGGCTACAGCTCGAACGTGGTTGCCAGTGttgacaacttgttgaccaacacCCGTTCTGAGTCACCGGTGCAGAACCTTGCCTTTGGTAAGGTTGACATTGAATTGTCCACCAAGGCTGAGAAACTCAGACTCGATGAGGCTGCGGCTGCTGTACAAAATGCCTATTCTTTGGAAGAGCCATACacaaagatgttgaaccAGGTGGCAGGTGCGGGCTTGACGGTGTTGAACGAGTTCAATGCCCGATCACTTGGAACTGAGTCCAACCCAGAGTTTGGCTTTGGTAAATTCTTGCACTATAAGCAGAGTCTCAACCAGCTTGTGCAACAGGTGTACGAGGCCATCGAGAGCAACAGCTTGAAGACGCTTGACAATGCAAAGTTGATCGAGTACTTATCCAGTTGgttggatttggtcaaatccCCAAGTCCCGCAAACCACTCCGaattggttgcaaatatcTTGAACCTATTGGAGTCAGACGATTCCAGTGACACCGCAAAGCAATTATTGGCACAGGAACACCTTTTCCAGTTGTCGTCGAGTTGGTTGATCGGCTCTGATGCCTGGTCCTATGATTTGGGTGCTTCGGGAGTTCATAGTGTGATTGCCTCGGGGGACAATATTAACATGTTGATCATCGACAATGAGCCTTTTGACGATAAGAAAAAGGTGAACGGGTTCCGCAAAAAGGATGTGGGTTTGTACGCCATGAACTATGGCAACTGTTACGTGGCATCGGTGGCCATCTACTCTTCTTACACTCAGGTGTTGCAAGCATTCATCGAGGCCGAGAAGTTTAACGGTCCGTCGATTGTTTTGGCCTATTTACCCTTCCACTCAGAAAACGAGAACACCCTAGAGATTTTAAAGGAAACCAAGAGAGCTGTTGACTCCGGTTACTGGCCATTGTACAGATATAACCCAACTTTATCAGGTGACCAAacgttcaagttggactCTTctaacttgaagaaccagttgaaggactttttggccagggaaaacaagttgacgttattggccaagaagaaccctGAATTGTCGAGAAACTTGGCCATCACGGCCACTTCGGAATCCAAATTACAGCAGCAGAAATTGGCAGCCGactccttcaacaagttattgCAAGGATTGTCAGGACCCCCATTGACCATTGCATTTGCTTCTGATGGTGGAAATGCCGAGGCCGTTGCCAAAAAGGTGCACAGGCAAGCTTCTGGAAGAGGCTTAAAGGCGGTGGTTTTGGCCATGGATGACATTTCGGTTGAAGACTTACCCACCGAAACTAACATTGTGTTTGTTTCCTCCACATCTGGTCAAGGTGAATTCCCCTTGAACGGTAAGAACTTCTGGGAAGCCTTGAAGACGTCggtggacttggacttATCTTCTGTTCGGTTTTCTGTGTTTGGTATGGGAGACTCTGAATATTGGCCCAGAAAGGAAGACAAGCACTATTACAACAAGCCTGGTAAAGACTTGTTTGCTAAGTTGACCTTGTATGGAGGCCAAGTGTTGACTGACATCGGCTTGGGAGATGATCAAGATGCAGATGGTTTTAACACCGGCTTGAACGACTGGATGCCTCGGTTATGGACAGCCTTGGGAGTCGACGGGGCCGATGCggttgaagaaccaaagCCTTTAACCAACGAAGACATGAAGATCGGGTCAGACTTCTTGAGAGGTACCATTGCACCTGCGTTGAAGGACACTTCTACTGGAGCCATCAGTGCTGTGGACCAacaattgaccaagttcCACGGGATCTACATGCAAGATGACCGTGATATTAGAGAAGAACGTAAGACTCAAGGTATGGAACCCGCCTATTCGTTTATGGTTAGATTGAGATTGCCAGGAGGAAAGTCTACTCCTGAACAGTACTTAAAAATGGATGAGTTGGCAGACGTTAGAGGTAATGGAACCATTAAATTGACCACTAGAGCCACTTACCAGTTGCACGGAATAGTCAAGCACAACTTGAAGGCTGCAATCAGAGGGATGAACTCGGCGTTATTGGACACCTTGGCTGCTTGTGGAGATGTGAACAGAAACGTCATGGTGAGTGCGTTGCCTCACAATGCCAAGATTCACGGTCAAGTCAGTGAAGTGGGAACCTTGATCTCCGAGTACTTGTTACCCGAAACCACTGCCTATCACGAGATTTGGTTGGAAGGTGAAGACGAACACGACAAGGCTGGGGACAGAGATGTTTGGGAAACCAGAAAAGGAGGTCCTAAACGGAAGAAAACCATGGTTTCTGGTAACGCTTTGGTCGACTACGAACCCTTGTATGGTCCAACATATTTGCCCAGAAAGTTCAAGATTGTCATCACTGTTCCCCCATATAACGACGTGGATGTGTACGCCCACGATGTGGGTTTGATTGCAATTGTCGAAGACAACGAAGTGATTGGTTTCAACGTGTTGGCCGGTGGAGGTATGGGAACCACCCACAACAATAAGAAAACATACCCTAGAACCGGGTCGATGTTGGGTTACATTTCCAAGGATAAGGTACATTTTGTGTGTGAGAAGATTATGTTGGTACAAAGAGACTTTGGTGACAGAACCAACAGAAAGCATGCTAGATTGAAGTACaccattgatgatttggGAGTCGATGTGTTCAAGGGCAAGGTGGAAGAGTTGTTAGGAtacaaacttgaagacccCAAACCATTTGAAATTACTTCCAATGTGGACTATTTTGGATGGTGTAAGGATGAATTGGGATACAACCATTTTACCGCATTCATCGAAAATGGTAGAATCGAAGATACTCCTCAATTACCACAAAAAACCggtttgaagaaagtcGCCGAGTTCTTACGTGGAGGTCGGTCTGGAGAGTTCAGATTAACTGGTAACCAGCATATATTAATCTCCAACattgaagatcaagattTGAACCACGTTAAAGCATTATTGGCCCAGTACAAGTTGGACAACACCGATTTTTCTGGGTTAAGATTATCTTCTGCTGCATGTGTAGCATTCCCAACATGTGGGTTGGCCATGGCTGAAAGTGAAAGGTACTTGCCAGAACTTGTCTCTAAGTTGGAGGAATCTTTAGAAGATTACGGCTTGAGACATGATTCGGTGGTGATGAGAATGACTGGATGTCCTAATGGGTGTGCCAGGCCATGGGTGGCAGAAGTGGCGTTGGTTGGTAAAGCTTTTGGAGCctacaacttgatgttgggaGGTGGACATCATGGGCAGAGATTGAATAAGATTTATCGGTACTCGATAAAGGAGGATGAGATCTTGGACATTTTGTTGCCATTATTTAAGAGATGGAGTTTAGAAAGACACGAGAACGAGCCATTTGGTGACTTTGTGATCCGGATCGGTGTCATCAAGGAGACTACAGAGGGTAAGTATTTCCATGATGACATTCCTGAAGAAGCTTAG
- the RPN10 gene encoding proteasome regulatory particle base subunit rpn10 (EggNog:ENOG503NUWE; BUSCO:EOG09264XF3; COG:O) has translation MVLEATMIAIDNSEYMRNEDYPTSRYEAQLSATEYIFQNKVNSNPENTVGLLAYGGNGPEVLSTLTTDFGKILSGAHETKVHGGSHFSSGIQVAALALKHRQNKVQNQRIIVFVGSPITESEKDLEKLAKKMKKNNIAIDVVNFGEESINTSKLEKFNNAINNHDNSHLVTIPPGPRLLYEIVATSPILMEEGYDMDNGDLGGGMDGFGGGDLIDPNMDPDLALALRLSLEEERARQEREALEQEKAEKPELDKIDEDQ, from the coding sequence ATGGTGTTGGAAGCAACGATGATAGCAATCGACAACTCGGAGTACATGAGAAATGAGGACTATCCCACCTCTCGGTACGAAGCTCAATTGTCGGCCACAGAGTATATTTTCCAAAACAAGGTCAACTCCAATCCTGAAAACACCGTTGGATTATTGGCATACGGAGGCAATGGCCCCGAGGTTTTGAGTACCTTGACCACCGACTTTGGAAAGATTCTTTCCGGAGCCCATGAAACTAAGGTCCATGGGGGAAGTCACTTCTCCAGTGGAATTCAAGTAGCTGCTTTGGCGTTGAAGCACCGTCAGAACAAAGTGCAAAATCAGAGAATCATAGTGTTTGTTGGGAGTCCCATCACCGAGAGTGAAaaggacttggagaagttggccaagaagatgaagaaaaacaacaTTGCCATCGACGTGGTGAATTTTGGAGAAGAGTccatcaacacctccaagttggagaaattcaacaatGCCATAAATAACCATGACAATTCACATCTTGTGACAATTCCGCCTGGCCCCAGGTTGTTGTATGAAATCGTGGCTACGTCACCTATATTGATGGAGGAAGGCTACGACATGGACAATGGTGATTTGGGTGGTGGCATGGATGGTTTCGGTGGAGGTGACTTGATAGATCCTAACATGGACCCGGATTTGGCGTTGGCCTTGAGGCTCTCGTTGGAAGAGGAGAGGGCCAGACAGGAGAGGGAAGCCTTGGAGCAGGAGAAGGCCGAAAAGCCCGAGTTGGACAAGATAGATGAAGACCAATAG
- a CDS encoding uncharacterized protein (COG:S; EggNog:ENOG503NY28): MATDATTTELPQNCSFSFSKKPIDSPSPLQLRSTISNILPVTSPKQEPQHNSVIEQVSTNVPPSPISSGTKSHLNNINYDDQIRAPRFNLFNQVNVSTDGINRSFSLSLSTKPSTTSVQSQGEEPTASDSVSNSVYVPANFDLHNYTYATSVVDDAASNSSKANLTDALNNLNDNLTSFEREDHDETEDPNPPPPNPNASFVKPVYKYKKPLSIPAVLRPPNEVESGSSSTSSSSTPVNFKVDLSNSDTLTQSQLFNPQLFEGEVNEPIEPSHAHWKPNNFTNCCMKCFQTFGSFFNMKRRHHCRFCGFLVCSKCLFESSLDDEKYSATTRGAASSTTTGLMSIYLDAEARFVVPIYKNMNAANVDVSALTRVFKMSKVCKSCGDYYLNVLFHLNNWNSNAASPFSTVLPFVIVNNPFMQKNFSKNAINEKRNSVSKIPGTVHLVDIEGTLHVKKDEHGNDKVILRPPPSKNINDPLRWSRMKKFKQFFMLFWLAVFLALAVAWSSPIWLIWTVDLNCTIQDLNNAMALTFLFLGLGCLFLQPTAMKLGRRFVYLMCCVLMMIAQIIGSQATSVHQIYGVFIITGFAAAPCDSLVEISTTDVFFQHERASFLALFILALYFGNYLGPAISGYIVDRLSWKWSYYLQLIMFGGTFIVLLFFMEDTTFRRREGDEEFEEEILGQIKSRETIGVEEEKDKTIHQVNEAASSSDSPDDDFSIDHSIPERGYWQKMKIIQTEYNDKRSWFKIWARPFLMLSFPAILWGGLIYGAQMMWLSLISTSQASLYGAPPYSFSSGTIGLFNFSPLVGNFIGMLYGGKFVDWLTIKLAERNKGIMEPEFRLYAMIVPTILNACGLLTYGLANANGDPWPVSVIIGIGFLGFSMSSTGAICLTYAIDSYHEMASEGMVMMLFIRNMIGMTFTFVFQYWLDRCGLVLLTWLLFMMALVINGSFVLLIIYGKRIRMYTKDRYLKYSDPNFGIM, encoded by the exons ATGGCTACAGACGCTACCACCACGGAGTTGCCCCAAAACTGCCTGTTTCTGTTCTCCAAAAAACCGATCGACTCACCGCTGCCTCTCCAGCTCCGTTCCACCATCTCCAATATCCTACCGGTAACAAGCCCTAAACAGGAACCTCAACACAACTCAGTGATAGAGCAAGTCTCTACAAACGTGCCACCATCACCTATCAGCCTGGGCACAAAGTCTCACCTTAACAACATCAACTACGATGACCAGATCAGAGCCCCCCGTtttaacttgttcaaccagGTGAACGTGTCCACAGATGGGATCAACCGCCTGTTTTCCTTGAGtctatccacaaaaccccTGACAACAAGCGTCCAATCCCAGGGTGAAGAGCCCACCGCCTCCGACCTGGTGTCGAACTCGGTGTACGTACCAGCAAATTTTGACCTTCATAACTACACTTACGCCACCTCCGTCGTGGATGATGCTgcttccaattcctcaAAGGCTAACCTCACCGATGCCCTCAATAACCTCAACGACAACTTGACGAGTTTCGAACGCGAGGACCACGACGAGACTGAGGACCCCAACCCGCCACCTCCCAACCCGAACGCTTCGTTTGTGAAGCCCGTTTACAAATACAAAAAGCCTCTCAGCATCCCAGCGGTGTTACGGCCACCAAACGAGGTGGAGCTGGGctcctcctccacctcGTCGTCGCTGACGCCtgtcaacttcaaggtAGACTTGAGCAACTCAGACACCCTCACACAGCTGCAGCTTTTTAACCCTCAGTTGTTTGAAGGAGAGGTAAATGAGCCCATAGAGCCAAGCCATGCTCATTGGAAACCCAATAACTTCACCAACTGCTGTATGAAATGCTTCCAGACATTCGGGAGCTTTTTCAATATGAAGCGTCGTCACCACTGCCGGTTCTGTGGGTTTTTGGTGTGCTCCAAGTGCTTATTTGAAAGCAGTCTTGATGACGAAAAGTATTCGGCCACCACCAGAGGTGCTGCCTCCAGTACAACCACGGGTCTTATGTCGATCTACTTGGATGCCGAAGCCCGGTTTGTGGTGCCCATCTATAAGAACATGAATGCTGCAAATGTTGATGTTCTGGCATTAACCAGAGTGTTTAAAATGAGCAAGGTGTGTAAGTCGTGTGGCGACTACTACTTGAACGTGTTGTTCCACTTGAACAACTGGAATTCCAATGCTGCTAGCCCCTTTAGTACGGTGTTACCGTTTGTGATTGTCAATAATCCCTTTATGCAAAAGAACTTCAGCAAAAACGCCATTAATGAAAAACGAAATTCGGTCTCTAAAA TTCCGGGAACCGTGCACTTAGTTGACATTGAAGGTACCCTCCACGTAAAGAAAGATGAACATGGAAACGACAAGGTCATCTTGAGGCCACCACCTTCCAAGAATATTAATGACCCATTGAGATGGAGTagaatgaagaagttcaaacaGTTCTTCATGTTATTCTGGTTGGCAGTATTTTTGGCTTTGGCGGTGGCATGGTCATCGCCaatttggttgatttgGACAGTAGACTTGAATTGTACCATCCAAGATTTGAACAACGCCATGGCGTTAACCTTCCTCTTTTTAGGACTTGGATGCTTGTTTTTACAACCCACCGCCATGAAGTTGGGAAGAAGATTCGTATATCTTATGTGTTGtgtgttgatgatgattgCCCAGATAATTGGTTCGCAGGCTACTTCGGTTCATCAGATATATGGGGTTTTTATTATCACCGGGTTTGCAGCTGCTCCTTGTGACTCTTTGGTTGAAATCTCCACTACTGATGTGTTTTTCCAGCATGAAAGAGCCAGTTTTTTGGCCCTCTTCATCTTGGCTCTCTATTTTGGAAATTATTTGGGACCTGCCATCAGTGGGTATATAGTGGACAGGTTGAGCTGGAAATGGTCGTACTATCTTCAGTTGATAATGTTTGGTGGAACCTTCATCGtcttgttgttcttcatgGAAGACACCACCTTTAGGAGAAGAGAAGGTGATGAGGAGTTTGAGGAAGAAATTCTTGGACAAATCAAGTCCAGAGAAACTATAGGTGTTGAAGAGGAAAAAGATAAAaccatccaccaagttAACGAAGCTGCTTCGTCTTCAGACTCACCCGACGACGACTTTTCAATCGACCACTCGATTCCTGAGAGAGGTTACTGgcagaagatgaaaatcATTCAGACCGAGTACAACGACAAACGGTCCTGGTTCAAGATCTGGGCTCGGCCATTCCTCATGTTGTCTTTCCCAGCGATTTTATGGGGAGGTCTTATCTATGGGGCCCAAATGATGTGGCTTTCGTTGATTTCCACCAGCCAAGCCTCTCTTTACGGAGCGCCTCCCTACAGTTTCAGCAGTGGTACCATTGGattattcaacttctcgCCACTTGTGGGTAACTTCATAGGTATGCTTTATGGTGGTAAGTTTGTGGACTGGCTCACGATTAAATTGGCAGAGCGGAACAAGGGAATCATGGAGCCTGAATTCAGATTATACGCCATGATAGTCCCCACTATTCTCAATGCCTGTGGTTTATTGACTTACGGGTTGGCCAATGCCAACGGCGACCCCTGGCCTGTTTCGGTGattattggaattggattTTTGGGATTCTCCATGAGCTCTACCGGTGCTATCTGTTTAACTTATGCCATTGACTCGTACCACGAAATGGCCAGTGAAggaatggtgatgatgttgttCATCAGAAACATGATTGGTATGACGTTCACGTTTGTGTTCCAGTATTGGCTTGACAGGTGTGGGTTGGTACTATTGACATGGTTGTTATTCATGATGGCACTTGTCATCAACGGCTCATTTGTGTTGTTGATCATCTACGGGAAGCGGATCCGGATGTACACTAAGGACAGGTACTTGAAGTACTCCGATCCCAATTTTGGAATTATGTAG